In Bacillota bacterium, the genomic stretch AAAACCTCAGTTATATTTTCAACATTGACATAAGTTTTATACCCTTGGGGATACATTTCTTCTACATCAGGTGCAAAGATTAAATCAGCCCCTGCATCTTCTGCAAGAGAAACATCTCTTTTCAAATCTCTGGGATATTTGTCATAATCTTCATTTGGCCCAAATTGAGTAGGGTTAACAAAAATACTTACGATTATAATGTCATCTTTACTTGAAGATGTCCTTATTAATGAAAGATGTCCTTCATGCAGGAAACCCATTGTAGGTACAAGTCCTATAGTTTTGCCAAATGTCTTTTCCTGTTTTATAATGTCTTTCATTTCTTTTATACTTTTAATTATTTTCACAATTTATCTCCTCCCAGTTGTTCATACATTTTTTATACTTATTTTATCTTTAATTATATCGATATACCAAAAGCAAACTTGGTTAACTCTACTTTAATGACTCAATTATATGATCATCTATTGTAAAAGAATTTGCTTCTGTGGGAAATATTCCATCTTTTACTTCATAAATATATTTCTTTACAGTATCCTCAAGCATATTTGCAAAATCAATATATTTTTTAGAATGTCTAGGAGAAAAATCTCTAAACATCCCAATTATATCCGGTGTTACCAAAACCTGGCCATCACATCCCTTGCCCGAACCTATACCAATTGTAGGAATATCAAGCCTGTCAGTTATTAATGCTGCAAGTTTATACGGTACACATTCGAGGACGATGGAAAATACACCTGCTTCTTGAAGTATAAGGGCATCCTCAAGAATTTTTTGTGCTGTTTCCATAGTTTTCCCTTGGGCTTTGTGACCTCCAAAAATATTAATAGATTGAGGCGTATAACCTAAATGTCCCATAACAGGTATACCTGCACTTATAATTGCTTTTATGTCTTCAACTACTTCTCTTCCTCCTTCAAGCTTTACCGCCCTGCAACCCCCTTCACTCACAAGCCTTCCGGCATTTTTTACACTTTCATGTATACCTACATGATATGAGAGAAAAGGCATATCTCCTATAACCATGGCTCTTTTTGCAGCCCGGGAAACAGCTTTTATATGATGTACCATATCATCCATGGTTACTTTTGTTGTATCTTCATATCCAAGTACAACCATTCCCAAAGAATCACCTACCAATATGGAGTCTATCCCTGCATCCTCTATTATCTTTGCCGTAGGATAGTCATATGCGGTAAGCATTGTTATTTTTCTCCCGTTCAATTTTGCTTTTTTGAAATCAGCAACCGTAAATTTCTCTTTCACTTAAATTACCTCCTCCTGTAAATTAAATTAGCCAATCCTGGACAGGAAATCCCGGACAGGATTGGCTAATTTAATATAATTTAAAGTATTTATCACCTATAATTTATGCTACCCAAATGATAATAATACGCAAATATCAATTCCTTAATTCTGACTGTTAAGTAATTAATTAACCCATATCCTGTCTCTGTCCTCATTAAAAGGATCAAAGCAGTTTTAAGTTTTAAGTTTAAGTCTTAAACCAGTTCAATTATTAATTTTACAATGCAATTGTTTGATTGCCTAAAATTATCTGGCTTTCGCTTTCACTTGCTTTGCTACAATTCTTTCTTTTGATTCCTTTTGTTTCCACATCATCCATAATGTTGGCGCAATAAACAATGAAGAGTAAGTTCCGGCTATAAGCCCAATTATTAAAGGAAAAGCAAATTCCTTAACAGACTGTATATTGTTTAATGCCGCAAATATATAAACAATAAATATCGCTATAATTGTTGTAACAGATGTATTTATTGTCCTTCTAAGAGTTTGTATTATGCTTTTGTTTACAAGTTCATCTACAGGCACTTTTCTCATCTTGTTACTATTTTCTCTTATACGGTCATATATAATTATTGTATTATTCAATGAATATCCCAGTATGGTAAGCACAGCCGCAATAAATGATTCATTTAAAGGTATTTGGAAAATTGTATAAGCGGAAAGCATTATAAATGCATCATGTATCAAGGCTATCAGCGCTGTTAAAGCTGCAGGTAGTCCTGATATAGTACTAAATCTCCACCATATATAGAGAATAATTAATACAGAAGCTACCAATATGGCTTTTATTCCTTTTTGTTTTATTTCATCTGCAATAAAAGGCTGAACATTCTGCATTTGGTAAATTCTTTTAGCATTATAGTCTTTTGATAACATGTCAATTATACTATTCACTTCAGCATCGCTTAAAGTATCGCTTCCTGGTACTTTTAGCATCAGAATATTAATCTTTTCATCTTCATTTTGAGGATTATATGCCTGAATTTTTTGAGAAGATACCTTTTTATTCAGCATTTCTGTTAATATAACACCAATTTTATTTACATCAAAATTGCTGTCGTTCATTTCTATCTGTATAATAGTACCTCCCTGGAACTGGATATCATAATTCAATCCATTTATTATAAGTCCGATAATTCCTGCAAGAATTATAATAATTGGTAGTACAAAAAACCACTTTCTTTTGCTCATTAAATCAATCATTATTACACCTCCTTATATGCCAAACGTCTTAGGACTTCTGGTAAATTTTGCACCGGTTATTGATTTTAACATGATTCTTGTAGCAGTAACCCCCGTAAGGAAGCTTAATGCTACACCCATCCCAAGTGTTATTGCAAATCCTCTAATTGGGCCGGAACCAAGCCAATATAGTATGGCAGCTGTCAATACCGTAGTAACATTGGAGTCCAGGATAGCTGTAAATGCTCTCCTGAAACCGTCATCAACCGCTGCACCTACAGTTTTTCCATTTCTTATCTCCTCTTTAATTCTTTCAAATATAACAACATTAGCATCAACACCCATTCCAATGGAAAGAATAATACCAGCTATACCCGGTAAAGTAAGTGTTATGCCCATTGCAGAAAGAATAAGCAATGTAATCACAATAAGCCCTGTAAGGGCAATGTCTGCAATAAGTCCTGCTAATCTATAGTATACAATCATAAAAAGAGCTACAAGAATTAAAGCAACTATACCTGCCCTTATTGTAACTTTAAGAGCTCCTTCACCAAGAATGGGGCTTATTAAGTTAATCTCTTTTGCAACCATTCTGAAGGGAAGAGCACCTGCTCTTATTGTATCAGCTAATTCTCCAGCTTCTTTTGCGGTTCTCTGTCCTGTAATTATTGCATTTCCGTCTGTTATTACATTATTAACAGTAGGTGCTACTATTAGCACATCGTCCATAAATATCGCAATTTTCTTTTGCAATAATCTTTCAGTAGCTTCAGCAAATTTCTCTGCACCTTCCTTATTTAATTCCAAAGTGACTACAACCTCGCCAGTATCTGGGTTTGTTCCTACACCGGCGTTTTTTACGTCCTTACCTTCAATTATTATTTTACCTGTAGGAAGGTATCTGCCATTTTCATCCACCTTTTCTTCATCAACTTCCTGAAATGTAAGAAGTGCTGTTTTTCCAATCTCATCAACTGTCTTTTGAGGATTAAAATCCTCTTCTCCAGGTGCAAAAGGTATTTCAA encodes the following:
- the secD gene encoding protein translocase subunit SecD, translating into MKQNNWLGFLFVIVMICLLIYLAFDGGNAIGIPGIKDTRLGIDIKGGIYTTLYPDIPEGQKPSEADLNSARRIIETRLESKGIFDKNVTVEKENGRIIVEIPFAPGEEDFNPQKTVDEIGKTALLTFQEVDEEKVDENGRYLPTGKIIIEGKDVKNAGVGTNPDTGEVVVTLELNKEGAEKFAEATERLLQKKIAIFMDDVLIVAPTVNNVITDGNAIITGQRTAKEAGELADTIRAGALPFRMVAKEINLISPILGEGALKVTIRAGIVALILVALFMIVYYRLAGLIADIALTGLIVITLLILSAMGITLTLPGIAGIILSIGMGVDANVVIFERIKEEIRNGKTVGAAVDDGFRRAFTAILDSNVTTVLTAAILYWLGSGPIRGFAITLGMGVALSFLTGVTATRIMLKSITGAKFTRSPKTFGI
- the secF gene encoding protein translocase subunit SecF, whose product is MIDLMSKRKWFFVLPIIIILAGIIGLIINGLNYDIQFQGGTIIQIEMNDSNFDVNKIGVILTEMLNKKVSSQKIQAYNPQNEDEKINILMLKVPGSDTLSDAEVNSIIDMLSKDYNAKRIYQMQNVQPFIADEIKQKGIKAILVASVLIILYIWWRFSTISGLPAALTALIALIHDAFIMLSAYTIFQIPLNESFIAAVLTILGYSLNNTIIIYDRIRENSNKMRKVPVDELVNKSIIQTLRRTINTSVTTIIAIFIVYIFAALNNIQSVKEFAFPLIIGLIAGTYSSLFIAPTLWMMWKQKESKERIVAKQVKAKAR
- the panB gene encoding 3-methyl-2-oxobutanoate hydroxymethyltransferase; this translates as MKEKFTVADFKKAKLNGRKITMLTAYDYPTAKIIEDAGIDSILVGDSLGMVVLGYEDTTKVTMDDMVHHIKAVSRAAKRAMVIGDMPFLSYHVGIHESVKNAGRLVSEGGCRAVKLEGGREVVEDIKAIISAGIPVMGHLGYTPQSINIFGGHKAQGKTMETAQKILEDALILQEAGVFSIVLECVPYKLAALITDRLDIPTIGIGSGKGCDGQVLVTPDIIGMFRDFSPRHSKKYIDFANMLEDTVKKYIYEVKDGIFPTEANSFTIDDHIIESLK